The proteins below come from a single Stomoxys calcitrans chromosome 1, idStoCalc2.1, whole genome shotgun sequence genomic window:
- the LOC131997669 gene encoding histone-lysine N-methyltransferase SETMAR-like: protein MRHGSTTILQRQKNNPNNGLKLEEVPQKKKAKAIQSAVKVVATFFWVFKGILMLDYLQKGKTINSEYYCNLLDQLNVQIREKRPGLQHKKIVFHQDNAPAHKSVLTMAKINELKYELLDHPSNEDAITVENHYFNQDIELLDKR, encoded by the coding sequence ATGAGACACGGATCCACCACTATACTCCAGAGACAAAAGAACAATCCAAACAATGGACTGAAGCTGGAGGAAgtgccccaaaaaaaaaaggccaAAGCAATTCAATCAGCTGTTAAGGTTGTGGCAACGTTTTTTTGGGtcttcaaaggtattttaatgcTTGACTATCTGCAAAAGGGTAAAACAATAAATTCAGAGTACTATTGCAACCTTTTGGATCAATTAAATGTGCAAATTCGAGAAAAACGTCCTGGCTTgcaacacaaaaaaatagtttttcatCAAGACAACGCACCAGCGCACAAGAGTGTTTTAACAatggctaaaatcaacgaaTTAAAGTACGAGTTGCTTGACCACCCATCAAATGAAGATGCAATTACAGTTGAAAACCACTATTTTAATCAAGACATAGAATTGCTAGATAAGCGTTGA